TGTCAAGACAGAATATGATGCAATGAAAGCTGTAGAGGACAAAGATTTTACCAAAGCCAGGGAACTCATGTTTAACAGCAATTACGATACAACTAAAAAGACCATTATGAAGCCGCTTGAGCAGTTTCAACAAAAGATGAATACTAGAGCGGAAAATGAGGCAAACGCTGCAAAGCAAAAAGCAAGCCAGATGCTTACGGTAACAGTTCTAGTGCTTATAATTACATTTGGAGCATTACTTGCAATATTTATTATTATTTTTGTAAAGTTGAAACCGCTTAAGTTAGTCAATAAAAAGATCACCGAAATTGCTCAGAGCGGGGGTGATCTTACTGGACGACTGGATTACTCCGGCAAGGATGAAATTGGAGAAATATCGAAATCCTTAAATGCTATGTTGGAAACCCTGCAATCCATTATTATAGATGTCCGTAATGCCTCCCGTAGTGTAATGAGTTCATCGAGTAAATTGGTCGAAAATACGAAAGAAACTGCAAGTGCGACAGAGGAAATTACGAGACAGGGTGTAGGTATTGAGCAAGGGGCGACAACATCAGTACAAAGCACACTGGATGCTTCACATGCAATCAATGAAATGTCTGTAGGTGTGCAGCGTATTGCCGGATCCGCGGAGGATCTTGCTAATGTCGCAACTGAGACGGAGAAAGAGGCGGCAAGCGGCGTGAACTTTATACAGGAAGTTAGCAAGCAGATGGCTCAAATTAGCGATTCTGTAAGTTCAACAGTAGACATCGTATCCAATTTGAAAGATCGCTCATCTCATATTGAGAAAATTGTTAGTGCCATCACGGAAATATCGAATCAAACGAATTTGCTTGCGTTAAATGCTTCCATTGAAGCGGCAAGAGCAGGCGAACATGGAAGAGGCTTTTCTGTAGTGGCCAGCGAAATTAGGAAATTGGCGGAGCACTCCTCTGCTTCGACAGGGCAAATATTCGGATTGCTGCAAGATATTACGAAAGACTCTCAAGAAACTGAACGAGCGATGCAGGAAGTGACGAGTGAAGTATTGAATGGGCAGAAGAAGATGGAAGAAGCAATTGAATCATTTGAAAATATTTTGAAATCCACTCAGAAAGTGGCTTGGCAAGTTCAGGAGGTTTCCGCTATTAGCGAAGAAATGGCGGCAGGCTCAGAAGAAATTGCAGCATCTGTTACTGAAATGGCAACTATAGCTGAAGAATCGCTTACAGGAGTGAAAGCGGTGAACGATATGACTGCAAAGCAAAGCTCCTTAGTTCAGGAGGTTGCTTCACTTACGGACTTGCTTAGCAAAGATTCGCAAAGCTTGGAAGCTCTCGTTATGAAATTTAAAGTGTAAAATGAATAGAACGTCAGCCAACGATACCTAAATCACCTTCCAAAACAATCTCAATAGCGCAGCGGCGAATTGTGGCTTTGAACAGCCACGGTTCGCCTCCATTCATACCATCAGAAAAGCGACCTAGTGAGGTCGCTTTTTTGCTTGTCATATTCATGTTATAAAGAGGGTATGACATAGTGTGTGAAACCTGATGTTTAAGGAGATGCTTACGATGATTCGAACCTTTGAACCTATAAATGCCTTGCATAAGATAGTGGACTATATCTGGGTCGTAGATTTCGATTTTCTCACAGATGACAACAGAGAAGATATTATTATACCGCTGGGGTACATCAATATCATTTTCAATTATGGGTCTGCTTACAGGCTGGTAGGAGAAGATCAGGAAATGGTGATCCCCGATGCAGTTATGATTGGTCAAATGAAAAGGGTGAAACATGTTCGATATGGACAACAGCTGCATCAAATCGGGATTTCATTAACTCCGTTAGGGTTTATACAATTGTTTCATGTGCCAAGCCTCGAATTGACGGAACGAATCGTACAGGCCATCGACGTAGACCCTGATCTAGATGAGCTGTACCGAATGATGATGAGATCTAAAGATGTGGAGCAACATATTCCGGTAATCAATCATTATTTGCTGCAAAAATTGGCGTTAAATAAGAAGGACACTGGTCGCATAGAGAAAATGCTTACATATGTAGAACAAGAGTATGAAAACTTGAACATTGTGAGTATGGCAAATTTTTTTGGTATTTCAGTAAGTACGTTGGAGCGTTTCTTCAAAAAACATATCGGACTGACCCCAAAGGCCTATGGAGATATTGTGAAGTTCAGAAAACATGTTGAGGATGAAGGATTGAGGGAGGATATGCAGTATCGTTACTATGATCAGTCTCACCTAATCAAAACATCCAGGAAATTTGCAGGCAAAACAGTCAAAGAGCTAGAGAAACTGCCACATGAATTAACCCTTCGTTATGTATGGCATGGTCAGAAGTGAAAATGCCATAGGTGCTGATTTTTTACAATACATGTTCTTTCCTTCCTGATAATCTGAAGACACTAATAGATGAGAGGAAGAGATAACGATGCAGGACATCATGATCATGGCAAGTTTAGTAGTGTTTTTAAATGTAACATTACTCACGATACTGGTGCCGGGAGGACCGATTGAGAATAGAGATTTCTCAAAATTAAAAGGAGTCGTGTTCTGGGGCTTTAATCTGTTTCTGATTTCACTGGGGATTGTTTCGTTTATCGCGTGCTATCTCTTGTTGATTTCCCATTCTAATGCCATTTTCATCACGCAAATTATCGCTGTTTTATATTTTATCGTATACACCATTGACTTAGCGGGCATGTTTCCAAAATCACCTACTAAGATGTCTAAGCCGCTTATGCTTTTCGAAATTATAAATACAACCATGGCTGTATTTCTCTTCCTCTTCGTAACAGCGATTGGTCAAGCTGGAGCATGAGGGCGTTGACATCAAAACCGTGACTACACCCACCGCGAAGCGCCCACCTATGTGGCGTTGCCTTCGGACAGGGGTTCGACTCCCCTCGCCTCTATACATAAAATCCACAACCGAATGAGGTTGTGGATTTTTGCATTTATAGAAAATAGAAGAACAAGCTAACCCAAACGAAAGTGGAGATGAAAACCGTTACCTTCATGGGATTAAACTACGAACTGTATATTCAAGGAATTGGTGAATATTTCTCGGAATAAATCATAGCGGATTTCAGTCACGCAACGCTGAAACAGATCGATCTCATCAAACCGACTATCGATCAATTGCAACGGTCCGGCATTGACTTTAGTGAATTTTACGGCCTTGTCGTCAATCCAGAAGATTTGCAGCGATACACCATGCCAGTCTATATAGCATTTTTAATTTATTGAAGAAAACTGTACTGTTGATGTATATTTAGTCAAAATGTCATTTGTGTACCACATATAAAACAAAGGAGAAGCTAAACATCAAGTGTGAGGAGCGAATGAAATTATGATAAAACTTTTTTTAGATAGAAATCCAATTAAATACAAAATTATATATTCAATTTTGCCGTTTCTAATTATTAGTTACGCTATATTGCTTTGTAGTATTGTATTCGGTATGTATTTTCAAATGAAGTCAACTGTTTCGGAGCAATTTTATCAGCATGTGATTGATAAAGGTGATCAGCTAGATGCCTATCTGAAAGATATGGATGAAGCATCTGTTACTGTTCTGTACAATAAAAAGGTTCAAAAGGCGATTGAGAATATTGAAGGTTCAATGGATTTTTATGAATATAACCAATGGAAAAGTGTTATTCTGCAGTCGTTGGAAAATTCGACCATATTGAATAACAGAGCGAATGTTTATCGGATTATGATACAAAATACACAAGGTGAATTGATTACAAATCATGAACTCTATCCTTTTAATAAAGACGATGTTGACACTAAGATTGAGAATGTAAAGGATGAATCAAGGGTACGCCATGGTAATGTTTATTTAAGTTATGATCGCAATGAGCACAATTCCCTGATATTATCCCGCATGGTGTATGAAAATAATTTGGATCGACAGGATCATGAGATTGCCTTGTTTATAATGGATATCAATTTGAACAAAATTGTGGAAATGTTTAAAAGGAATAGTAATACAGATCAGATGGCTTTTCTATTGTTCTCGGATAAAGAAGAATTAGTACTGAATACATCATTGTTGACAGAAGAAGATTGTTTGATTCTGCTAAAGGAAAAAGAACTCAAGAGTCATAAGAATACGTATACGCCAGTGATATATGAGCTTAGTTATAGTGGGTACAAAATGATTGGCGTTATTAATAATACCAATGTTTACCAGCAAGTGCACACGCTCCTATATGTACAGCTGGGATGGATTGTGCTTTCTATCGTGATTATTGCAGTATCCATTGTAGTTACTTCAAATACAATTTCTAAGCAATTTGATAAATTTATCAGGAAGATTAGGGGTACCAGTCAGTTGGATGATACAGCATATATTCATTTTTCTACAAAGGATGAATTCCATACACTGGCTGAAGTATACAATCTCATGCTGGTCCGAATTAATGCTTTGAAGGATACGATTAATGCCAAAGAGATACTGGCACAGAATGCGCAACTGAAAGCGTTTCAAGCACAGATTAATCCGCATTTTCTATATAATACACTTGATTGTATAGGCGGATTGGTAGATTTGGGGAAACCTGAGGAGACAAAGAAGACGATATCATGCCTAGCTAGTATTATGCGTATGTCCATTAAGGGCAATGATTTTCTGACGGTAAAAGAAGATATAGAATATATAACTCAATATATCTATATTCAGAAAATCCGTTGTCAGGATAGGGTGTTATTTTTAGTAGATGTAGATGAAAGTATTAATGATTATTTGGTTCCCAAACTAATTCTACAACCGTTGATTGAGAACTCTGTACTACATGGTGTTGGTGATATGCGATCAGGAGGAATGGTTATGCTGACAGGCACATCTGAAGATGATTATTTGGTGTTTAAAGTGCAGGACAATGGCAAAGGATTTTCTGAAGATGTAATTCAGCGGTTCAAAGAGCAAGAAGGGGAAGGTTCATCGAGAAGCGAGGAACGAGTAAACAAAGAAGCGAAGGGATCGATGGGACTTTGGAACATACAAGAAAGAATTAGACACTTGTGCGGGAAAAAATATGGACTCGAAATTCGCAATTTATCAAAGGGTGGATCGGCTGTGACGGTGATAATCCCTAAAAAATCACTTTAATTGAAAGGACGGGGATATAAAATGAAAATTTTGATAGTTGATGACGAGTTGGTTTTACGAGAAAAGTTAGAGAAAATTGTTCTTAATTCGGGTTTGCCTTTTCAAGAGGTTTATACGGCAAAGGATGCGTTTGAAGCAATTGATATTATGAATGAAGGAGTACCTGATATTGTGATGACCGATATTCGTATGCCGCAGAAAAGCGGCTTAGAACTCGCACAATATATTCATGAATATACCCCTGAAGTGATGGTTATTATTATCACTGGCTACTCAGAGTTTGAATACGCCAAGGCGGCTATTGCCAATAACGTATTTGAATATTTATTGAAGCCGATTGATCGAGATCAAACAATTGCTTGTTTGAAGAAATGCGTTCGTTTATTGAAATCTCGCAACAAGGAAAGAAATATGTATCATATTTTCAAAAAATATTTCTCAGATAACTATGATACGGTGAAAAAACAATTTTTTGAAAATCTATTTTTTAATATGGTGGAAAGCAGCCCAGAAGCACTTAAGCATCAGTTAGCGGCATTTCAAATTACTCTGACCGCCTATCGAGCTGTGAATATTAAATGTATTTCATCACAGGGATCTTCTTTTGTAGAGGAAGCTTATTATTTTTCGCATATATTGGAGAAATATTTTAACGAGCAGTTAGAACAAGCTATTGTATACTGCTTTGGAACAATTACGCACTTGCTTTGGCCTGTCCGCAGTCCAGATGAAAATCAGGATGCGGATGAGTTGGTTAAGCTTCTTACTGATGCAACTAGAAATATGGAAGATAATTATCCGGTTAGACTAATATGTGGTATTAGCCAGATTAGTACAACACTCGCCGATATTAAGTCATTAAGGCAACAAGCATCATTTTGTCTAGAGGTAATGGATAAAGAAGCAGAACAGGGGATTGTATTTTATGAAGCGCTTTCGGAAACAAAGGATTCTTTTAGTGAACAAATAACACAATTGATCGGGTATATCAAAATAAGGAATTACAATCTGGCAGTTTCTTGTGTAGAAAAAATATTCAAGGAAAAGGATGTAAAGATTGATTATTTTTACGATATCATAAACTTGATTTTGCTTAATGTTTCGATCTTTCTCCACGAAGTACAAATGGATACAGAGCAGATAAAGGAAGTCTGCGGGCGTATGAGCAAGAACATTCAAAATAAAAAAGAGTCTGCTGTTTTATTAGAAGAATTGAAGAAATGGATCCAGGAATTGTGTGATATACTTCAGGAATTTATGCAGAATAAGCAAAATTTCATGATCAATACGATCTATGATTATATTAATAAAAATTATGGCAACCAAATCGGCTTGTCTGATGTCGCGTCTCATGTGGGGCGTAATTCCTCTTATATCAGTCGCATAATCAAGCAGGAGGTTGGAGAAACTTTTACGCATATTTTGACTCAAAAACGAATAAACGAGGCTAAGCGTTTATTAAAACACACCAATTTGAAGGTGATAGAAATCGCTGAAAACTGTGGCTTTCCTAATATCCGTTATTTTAATCGGGTATTTGTAGAGAAGGTCGGGATGACGGCAAATAACTATCGGAAGGTAGTTCGTACCTTTTCAGAAGAGTAGAGAGAAGACGAAATTACGGATTAAGTGATGTCATAAAAAGTGTACAAAAAGTAATAAAGTATGCCCTTAACGCTGCAAGATCGCAACGCTATAATAAGCCTATGAAATAAAACAATTTGCAAATTGTAAAAAATTCAAAATTGAAAGGGATTTCAATGTGAAAAAATCACTAAGTTTAATGCTTATATTTGTATTGCTTGTGCTTCCGGCTTGTGGAACTAATGACCGCAGCGGCACGGAGAATGGGAATGCCGAAGGTGACGAACGAGTCACGGTTAAGCTCGCAGTTTGGGCTTCAGGTGCGGCTGACAATTTTGCTAAGGCAGCTGAAGAATTTAATAAGAGACAAAATAAAATCAATTTTGTGATCGATATGCAGACAAGTTATACAGAATATCTCGGTGCAAAAGTAGCTTCGAATGATTTGCCTGATTTATTCTTCTTGAACCCGTACAGTGAAGTACAGCAATTTGCAAGAAATGGGAAAATTCTAGATTTATCAGACCGCAAATTTAACGATCAACTGTATGATTCGATGAAGGCATCGGGAACCTATGAAAGCAAAATGTATGCGTTTCCAACGGTTTTAGAAATGCTTGGCATCTATTATAATCAAGACTTGTTTAAAGAAGCTGGAATTGAAAAAGTTCCAGAAACATTTGACGAAATGAAAGAAGCAGTTGATAAGTTGAATGCCAAAAACATTACCCCATTTGCTGCAACATTCAAAGATAGCTGGACTCTGATGCATATGCTAAGCACCTTGCAAGGAGCGATTCTAGGCGATGATATGGATGACTGGATAGCCGATATGAATGCTGGAAAAGGGACTTATGATGTAGAAGGCTCTAATCGTGTGTATGAGTTCCTGGATTTGATCAAGGAGAATTCCGGAAAAAACTATATGGATGCGGATTCAACGACTGGCTTCAATGCATTGGCAAATGGTGAGGCAGCGATGTTGTTGTCTGGTGAATTTGCTTTACTAAACTTGTCTAGCATTAATCCTGATCTACCCGTTGGTTTGTTCGCAGTACCGGTGACTGATAACAGTGCAGATGCAAAACTGGATGTGGATGTAGGTATTTCTATTGCTGTAAATAAGGATAGCAAAAATTTAGAGGCGGCTTTGGAAGTACTGGATTATATCAGTGATAATAACGACAAGAATGGATGGTTCCATCATGTAAGTGATAGTTTAGGTAGTTCACCGCCAGCAATGCCTTTTGAAATGACCAAGGAATACCCGTACTTTAAAGATTATACGAATTACATGAACGCTGGTAAAGTTCGCGGTTGGAATTACTTGCAACTTCCATCAGGCTTCGGAAGTACTGCTGGAGAGACCATTCAGGGGTATATGATGAATGGATTGGATAGCAAGCAAACGATGCAGGCATTGGATAATGGAGTGAAAGAGTTATTGCAGTAGTATAAATTGGAAAGCTGTTGTAAAACAAGAATTGTATTTTGCAACAGCTTTTCTTAAAGTTAGGGGATCGTCTAATGTCAGATTTGTTACACAAGAAAAATCAGAAGTTTTACTATCTACTTATTGTACCTGCATTTGGATTGTATATGTTTGCGTTGATAATTCCGCTTGCCTTAGGAACAATTCCATCCTCTTTTCAAAAGTGGAGTCTTTTGGAGCAAGATAAAACGTTCATCGGTTTTGACAATTATATAAAGCTTTTCAGTGATGCTACCTTTCTCCATTCACTCGTGTTCACAATTGTATTGGCTTTATTTACGATTCTAGGAACGAATATTATTTCTTTTTTCGTAGCGCTGCTGCTAGACAACAAAGTGTATGGGAAAAGTATTACGCGGTCGTTTTTCTTTATTCCGAATATTATAAGTGGCGTTATCGTTGCATTCGTATGGTCATTTATATTTACAGGTGCAATACCCACTATAGCGGACAAACTTGGGATGATATGGCTGGCAGAACTCAGTTGGTTTGGTTCAGGAGGAACAGCAGCCTTTACCGTGATTCTGGTAAGCATATGGCAGGCAACTGGATTTTTAATGATCTTATATATTGCGGGTTTGCAGACAATACCAAAAGATGTTGTTGAAGCGGCCCAATTAGACGGATGTACAGGATTTCGCAAAGTACGTTTGATTTATATCCCGTTACTGATGCCGACGTTTACCATTAATTTATTTGTATCCATTGCAGGAGCATTTAAGGCTTTTGATATCCCGCTGGCATTAACAGGAGGGGGTCCGTTTAAAAGTACCCAAACGGTTGCACTAAATATATATAATGATGCTTTTAAAACGTATCAGACAGGTTACGCTTCTGCAAAATCCGTTATTTTATTATTGATTGTTGCGGTGATTGCAATTATCCAGTTACGTGTGACACGGAAGAGGGAAGTGCAATATTAATGAAATTATTAAAAAAGAGAAAAACTCTGTTGTGGACCCGAAGTATAATGTCCTTCTTGCTTGGAGTATTGTTTATGATGCCGGTTTTCTTGATTATTATGAATTCATTTAAACCAAACAAGGAGATATTGGCTTCTTTTATATCATTGCCAAAGAGCCTTTATATTGATAATTTCGTAGAAGCGCTAAAAATAATGAATTTTAATATTGTGTTTCGTAATACGATACTAGTAACGGTATTCACAGTTTTGCTTACTTGTGTAGTTTCCTTTCTGTGTGCGTACGGTCTTACTCATATTAAAAAGAAATTTTCCGACAAAATTTATCTGTTGTTTGTTCTTGGACAAATTATTCCGTTTCACACAGTGATGATTTCTGTCGCTGTCTTAGCAGCGAAAACGCATTTGAATAATTCGCTTCTTGGGCTGGTTATATTTAACAGTGGGTTTTTTACGGCATTTGGTGTTATGACCTATGTGGGTTTTCTAAAATCGGTACCTCGTGAACTGGAAGAATCAGCAGCGTTAGATGGATGTGGACCGGCTCGAACTATGATCCAAATCATATTTCCACTATTAAAATCGACAACGGTTACCTTAGCGGTATTGTTCTTTTTATGGACGTGGAATGATTACTTGTTACCATCCATATTGATTGGGGAAGAAAAATTAAGAACAATTACGGTGAATCTCTATGTTTTTAAATCAGCTACTAATGCACAGTGGAATTTATTGATTGCAGGACTGACAGTATCAATGCTTCCGGTAATCTTGGTTTATATTGTGGCGCAGAAATTTATAACAAGCGGACTGACTGCAGGAGCAATTAAGAGTTGAGGAGGACACATGAATGGATACGAAAGAAATCTCATATAAAGATAATACAAATATAGAAGTCATAGACGGATTCATTGTACAGCAGGTATCCAACGATGTATGGGCAATTGATGAATTCGGGATTGATTTGATGTATCTGATTATTGGTGAGGAAAGAGCACTTCTATTAGATACCGGACTGGGGCTTGGAAATATACGCAAAGTCGTAGAGTCCCTTACAAAGCTGCCGATTATTGTTGTGAACTCCCATCATCATTATGACCATGTTGGAGGGAATAATCGATTTGAGCAGATTTATGCTTATAAAGAAGCGATTCCTGTCATATTGGAGCAGAATACAGCGGAATACAGAAAAAGTTTTTTTGAATCACAGGCAAAGCGAAGGGAATATTCCGGTTGTGACACTTTTGAAGAAGATATGATTCGAGTGGGGAAATTTCAAATGATTGCGATCGAAGAAGGCTATGTGTTTGATCTGGGGAACAGAACGTTGGAAGTGCTCTTTACGCCGGGACATACGAAGGATTGCATCTGTTTATTGGATCGAGAGAATCGATTGCTTTTTTCAGCTGATACTCTTGTGAGCACACCTACGCTTTTATTTGATCATTATTCAGCTGACTTGGGGGTTTATCAGCAATCATTGAAGAAGCTTTGGGATTATCGGGGAGAGTATGAATTAATATTTCCCGGACATTTCTTAAGACCAATTGGAACCATTTATTTGGAGAATATGATGACTTGTGTAGAGCACATTATGGAGAATAACCAAATCGGTGTGAGACGAGATATCAGTGATACGGGATGTTTTGGATACTATTACAAATATAAAAGAGCATCAGTAATATATGGACCTAATAAGATCTAGCTTCAATTTAATCATGCAGAAGTCCGACGACCTATACAAGATCCTCGGACTTTTTTCTTGATGAAATTTAGTCGATCATTGCAAGCTGGAGCAGCGTATGAATGAATACGACTGCCGTCTGCGCGCGTGTCGTTTCACCCTTGGGACTGAAAGCATGTTCACCAGTGTTTGTCATCAAGCGAACATCATCCAGATAGGACGCGTCCACACATTCGATATCCTTATAGCCATGCAAGCCCATAATCTCCTTACAGGAAAAATCGTAATCGGGCCATATTCTTGTCCCTCGACAAAATTAGGAAGACCTATAAGGAATAGGTTTGCCAGTGCTTTTTTGAATTTCGGATGCGTATAAACCATCCATTAGCTGATAGAATTCTCCCCATTGAGGATTATCCTGTTT
The window above is part of the Paenibacillus lutimineralis genome. Proteins encoded here:
- a CDS encoding response regulator, producing the protein MKILIVDDELVLREKLEKIVLNSGLPFQEVYTAKDAFEAIDIMNEGVPDIVMTDIRMPQKSGLELAQYIHEYTPEVMVIIITGYSEFEYAKAAIANNVFEYLLKPIDRDQTIACLKKCVRLLKSRNKERNMYHIFKKYFSDNYDTVKKQFFENLFFNMVESSPEALKHQLAAFQITLTAYRAVNIKCISSQGSSFVEEAYYFSHILEKYFNEQLEQAIVYCFGTITHLLWPVRSPDENQDADELVKLLTDATRNMEDNYPVRLICGISQISTTLADIKSLRQQASFCLEVMDKEAEQGIVFYEALSETKDSFSEQITQLIGYIKIRNYNLAVSCVEKIFKEKDVKIDYFYDIINLILLNVSIFLHEVQMDTEQIKEVCGRMSKNIQNKKESAVLLEELKKWIQELCDILQEFMQNKQNFMINTIYDYINKNYGNQIGLSDVASHVGRNSSYISRIIKQEVGETFTHILTQKRINEAKRLLKHTNLKVIEIAENCGFPNIRYFNRVFVEKVGMTANNYRKVVRTFSEE
- a CDS encoding ABC transporter substrate-binding protein, with the translated sequence MKKSLSLMLIFVLLVLPACGTNDRSGTENGNAEGDERVTVKLAVWASGAADNFAKAAEEFNKRQNKINFVIDMQTSYTEYLGAKVASNDLPDLFFLNPYSEVQQFARNGKILDLSDRKFNDQLYDSMKASGTYESKMYAFPTVLEMLGIYYNQDLFKEAGIEKVPETFDEMKEAVDKLNAKNITPFAATFKDSWTLMHMLSTLQGAILGDDMDDWIADMNAGKGTYDVEGSNRVYEFLDLIKENSGKNYMDADSTTGFNALANGEAAMLLSGEFALLNLSSINPDLPVGLFAVPVTDNSADAKLDVDVGISIAVNKDSKNLEAALEVLDYISDNNDKNGWFHHVSDSLGSSPPAMPFEMTKEYPYFKDYTNYMNAGKVRGWNYLQLPSGFGSTAGETIQGYMMNGLDSKQTMQALDNGVKELLQ
- a CDS encoding methyl-accepting chemotaxis protein; amino-acid sequence: MKISTWLKAMSGVFIFLTVLNGISVYSLQKSVAQERTTVKRQAEFKQLGIDLANSSDYLTNEVRAFVQFGDKVHYDNYWKEVNETKTREHVVERLTALGAPKEELDLISQSKEISDALVKTEYDAMKAVEDKDFTKARELMFNSNYDTTKKTIMKPLEQFQQKMNTRAENEANAAKQKASQMLTVTVLVLIITFGALLAIFIIIFVKLKPLKLVNKKITEIAQSGGDLTGRLDYSGKDEIGEISKSLNAMLETLQSIIIDVRNASRSVMSSSSKLVENTKETASATEEITRQGVGIEQGATTSVQSTLDASHAINEMSVGVQRIAGSAEDLANVATETEKEAASGVNFIQEVSKQMAQISDSVSSTVDIVSNLKDRSSHIEKIVSAITEISNQTNLLALNASIEAARAGEHGRGFSVVASEIRKLAEHSSASTGQIFGLLQDITKDSQETERAMQEVTSEVLNGQKKMEEAIESFENILKSTQKVAWQVQEVSAISEEMAAGSEEIAASVTEMATIAEESLTGVKAVNDMTAKQSSLVQEVASLTDLLSKDSQSLEALVMKFKV
- a CDS encoding MBL fold metallo-hydrolase, which encodes MDTKEISYKDNTNIEVIDGFIVQQVSNDVWAIDEFGIDLMYLIIGEERALLLDTGLGLGNIRKVVESLTKLPIIVVNSHHHYDHVGGNNRFEQIYAYKEAIPVILEQNTAEYRKSFFESQAKRREYSGCDTFEEDMIRVGKFQMIAIEEGYVFDLGNRTLEVLFTPGHTKDCICLLDRENRLLFSADTLVSTPTLLFDHYSADLGVYQQSLKKLWDYRGEYELIFPGHFLRPIGTIYLENMMTCVEHIMENNQIGVRRDISDTGCFGYYYKYKRASVIYGPNKI
- a CDS encoding helix-turn-helix domain-containing protein yields the protein MIRTFEPINALHKIVDYIWVVDFDFLTDDNREDIIIPLGYINIIFNYGSAYRLVGEDQEMVIPDAVMIGQMKRVKHVRYGQQLHQIGISLTPLGFIQLFHVPSLELTERIVQAIDVDPDLDELYRMMMRSKDVEQHIPVINHYLLQKLALNKKDTGRIEKMLTYVEQEYENLNIVSMANFFGISVSTLERFFKKHIGLTPKAYGDIVKFRKHVEDEGLREDMQYRYYDQSHLIKTSRKFAGKTVKELEKLPHELTLRYVWHGQK
- a CDS encoding carbohydrate ABC transporter permease, with product MKLLKKRKTLLWTRSIMSFLLGVLFMMPVFLIIMNSFKPNKEILASFISLPKSLYIDNFVEALKIMNFNIVFRNTILVTVFTVLLTCVVSFLCAYGLTHIKKKFSDKIYLLFVLGQIIPFHTVMISVAVLAAKTHLNNSLLGLVIFNSGFFTAFGVMTYVGFLKSVPRELEESAALDGCGPARTMIQIIFPLLKSTTVTLAVLFFLWTWNDYLLPSILIGEEKLRTITVNLYVFKSATNAQWNLLIAGLTVSMLPVILVYIVAQKFITSGLTAGAIKS
- a CDS encoding carbohydrate ABC transporter permease → MSDLLHKKNQKFYYLLIVPAFGLYMFALIIPLALGTIPSSFQKWSLLEQDKTFIGFDNYIKLFSDATFLHSLVFTIVLALFTILGTNIISFFVALLLDNKVYGKSITRSFFFIPNIISGVIVAFVWSFIFTGAIPTIADKLGMIWLAELSWFGSGGTAAFTVILVSIWQATGFLMILYIAGLQTIPKDVVEAAQLDGCTGFRKVRLIYIPLLMPTFTINLFVSIAGAFKAFDIPLALTGGGPFKSTQTVALNIYNDAFKTYQTGYASAKSVILLLIVAVIAIIQLRVTRKREVQY
- a CDS encoding sensor histidine kinase encodes the protein MIKLFLDRNPIKYKIIYSILPFLIISYAILLCSIVFGMYFQMKSTVSEQFYQHVIDKGDQLDAYLKDMDEASVTVLYNKKVQKAIENIEGSMDFYEYNQWKSVILQSLENSTILNNRANVYRIMIQNTQGELITNHELYPFNKDDVDTKIENVKDESRVRHGNVYLSYDRNEHNSLILSRMVYENNLDRQDHEIALFIMDINLNKIVEMFKRNSNTDQMAFLLFSDKEELVLNTSLLTEEDCLILLKEKELKSHKNTYTPVIYELSYSGYKMIGVINNTNVYQQVHTLLYVQLGWIVLSIVIIAVSIVVTSNTISKQFDKFIRKIRGTSQLDDTAYIHFSTKDEFHTLAEVYNLMLVRINALKDTINAKEILAQNAQLKAFQAQINPHFLYNTLDCIGGLVDLGKPEETKKTISCLASIMRMSIKGNDFLTVKEDIEYITQYIYIQKIRCQDRVLFLVDVDESINDYLVPKLILQPLIENSVLHGVGDMRSGGMVMLTGTSEDDYLVFKVQDNGKGFSEDVIQRFKEQEGEGSSRSEERVNKEAKGSMGLWNIQERIRHLCGKKYGLEIRNLSKGGSAVTVIIPKKSL